In Haliaeetus albicilla chromosome 18, bHalAlb1.1, whole genome shotgun sequence, one genomic interval encodes:
- the SNX17 gene encoding sorting nexin-17 isoform X1 — translation MHFSIPETETRAGDGGAAYVAYNIHVNGVLHCRVRYSQLLGLHEQLRKEYGTNVVPAFPPKKIFTLTPAEVEQRREQLEKYMQAVRQDPTLGGSETFNSFLRKAQQETQQIPTEEVVLEVLLSNGQKVKVTILTSDQTEDVLEAVASKLDLPDDLVGYFSLFLVRETKDGAFSFVRKLQEFELPYVSVTSLHNPEFRIILRKSYWDSSYDDDVMEHRVGLNLLYAQTVSDIEHGWILVNKEQHRQLKSLQEKVSKKEFIRLAQTLKYYGYLKFDPCVTDFPEKGCHVVVSAGNNELNFQVRLPSEQIKEGSFKVTRMRCWRVTSSVPMSNGPSGSSPAKSEVKLELAFEYLMSKDRLQWVTITSPQAIMLSICLQSMVDELMVKKSGGSIRKMFRRRVNGALRRSDSQQAVKSPPLLDSPDASREPMAKLSSKLTSVSLRGISHSSSANDVGANDFHGNYAFEGIGDEDL, via the exons atGCACTTCTCCATCCCCGAGACCGAGACCCGCGCCGGCGACGGCGGCGCCGCCTACGTG GCCTACAACATCCATGTGAACGGGGTGTTGCACTGCCGAGTGCGCTACAGCCAGCTCCTGGGGCTGCACGAGCAG TTAAGGAAAGAGTATGGCACCAACGTGGTCCCAGCCTTTCCCCCAAAGAAGATCTTCACACTCACCCCGGCAGAGGTAGAGCAACGACGGGAACAGCTGGAGAAATACATGCAGGCTG TGCGGCAGGACCCGACGCTGGGAGGCAGCGAGACCTTCAACAGCTTCCTGCGCAAGGCCCAGCAG GAGACACAGCAGATACCCACAGAGGAGGTGGTGCTGGAAGTGCTGCTTTCCAACGGTCAGAAGGTCAAGGTCACCATCCTTACCTCGGACCAGACAGAGGATGTCCTTGAG GCTGTGGCTTCCAAGCTGGATCTGCCAGATGACCTGGTTGGCTACTTCAGCCTCTTCCTAGTGAGAGAGACCAAGGACGGAGCTTTCTCCT TTGTGCGGAAGCTGCAGGAGTTTGAGCTGCCGTATGTGTCCGTCACCAGTCTGCACAACCCTGAGTTCAGGATCATCCTGCGGAAGAG CTACTGGGACTCCTCCTATGACGACGATGTTATGGAGCATCGTGTGGGGTTAAACTTGCTGTATGCGCAG ACGGTGTCGGACATCGAGCATGGATGGATCCTTGTCAACAAGGAACAGCACCGGCAGCTGAAGTCTCTGCAGGAAAAAGTCTCCAAGAAGGAG TTCATCCGCCTGGCGCAGACCCTGAAGTACTACGGCTATCTCAAGTTTGACCCCTGCGTCACTGACTTCCCTGAGAAGGGATGCCACGTCGTCGTCAGTGCTGGCAACAACGAGCTCAACTTCCAGGTGCGGCTGCCGAGTGAGCAGATCAAGGAAGGCAGTTTCAAGGTCACGCGCATGCGGTGCTGGCGAGTCACGTCCTCG GTGCCGATGAGCAATGGTCCCTCGGGGAGCAGCCCGGCGAAGTCCGAGGTGAAGCTGGAGTTGGCTTTCGAGTATCTAATGAGCAAAGACCGGCTGCAGTGGGTCACCATCACTAGTCCACAG GCCATCATGCTGAGCATCTGCCTGCAGTCCATGGTGGACGAGCTGATGGTGAAAAAGTCTGGAGGCAGCATCCGCAAG ATGTTTCGCCGGCGGGTGAACGGGGCCCTGCGGCGCTCGGACAGCCAGCAAGCTGTGAAATCACCCCCGCTGCTG GACTCGCCTGATGCCTCCCGGGAGCCGATGGCCAAACTGTCG AGCAAGCTCACCTCTGTCAGCCTGCGAGGGATCAGCCACTCCAGCTCTGCTAATGATGTGGGCGCTAACGACTTCCATGGCAATTACGCCTTTGAGGGCATTGGCGATGAAGATCTGTAG
- the EIF2B4 gene encoding translation initiation factor eIF2B subunit delta isoform X2, with protein MEKCMAGPGPGPGRAPPLPAARRHVGPGAPRHRPAGAPAMARPAEPPAGAGRAARPAPLRPAPPRSTARGPGAGPPHGRPSDTPPPAQEPAAAPGAGPEAAAPVPAGPQAPELSREEKLQLRKEKKQQKKKKRSEKGPAAEPPELGTPSDPGQPRAAHPTSPPALADGPNDSEKPTGGKSKAELRAERRAKQEAERAQKQAKKAELSQAATAAKPRLTPTEPQSVVKRLPEHVQVDDPAAQRKLAKKLERQQVPLRQDYGTKVNLFSHLHQYSRKKPLTQQMSIPSTVIHPAVVRLGLQYSQGIINGSNARCIALLEVFKQLIRDYSTPPNEELSRDLVAKLKPHISFLNQCRPLSASMGNAIKFLKKEISCLPDTLREEEAKEKLQDTIDKYLREKILLAAEAISRSAFEKINDKDVILVYGCSSLVNRTLCDAHVKKGRAFRVIVVDSRPRLEGRETLRRLVRKGIHCTYVMINAISYVLPEVSKVLLGAHALLANGSVMSRVGTSQIALVSKAYNVPVLVCCETYKFCERVQTDSFVSNELDDPDDLIVLRKGQAQLGGWAENKSLRLLNLVYDVTPPDLVDLVITDLGMIPCTSVPVVLRVKNVDQ; from the exons ATGGAGAAGTGCatggcggggccggggccggggccgggtcGCGCGCCCCCGCTACCTGCCGCGCGCCGCCATGTCGGGCCGGGCGCTCCCCGGCACCGCCCCGCGGGGGCCCCCGCGATGGCGCGGCCGGCGGAACCGCCCGCCGGGGCCGGACGGGCcgcgcgccccgccccgctccgccccgccccgccccgctccacCGCCCGCGGGCCCGGCGCCGGCCCGCCACACGGCCGTCccagtgacaccccccccccggctcaggagcccgccgcagccccgg GTGCGGGTCCCGAAGCCGCCGCGCCGGTGCCGGCGGGACCGCAG GCCCCGGAGCTCTCCCGGGAGGAGAAGCTGCAGCTGCGGAaggagaagaagcagcagaagaagaagaagaggagcgAGAAGGGGCCGGCGGCCGAGCCCCCGGAGCTGGGGACGCCCTCCGACCCAGGGCAGCCGCGGG CTGCTCACCCCACGTCCCCCCCAGCCTTGGCCGATGGCCCCAACGACAGCGAGAAGCCCACAGGGGGCAAGAGCAAAGCTGAGCTGCGAGCAGAGCGCCGCGCCAAACAGGAGGCTGAGCGGGCCCAGAAGCAGGcgaagaaagcagagctgagccaggcagccacagcagccaaGCCCAGGCTGACCCCCACTGAACCTCAATCTG TGGTAAAGCGGCTGCCGGAGCATGTGCAGGTGGATGACCCTGCTGCCCAGAGGAAACTGGCCAAGAAGCTGGAGCGGCAGCAG GTACCTCTGAGGCAGGACTATGGCACCAAGGTCAACCTGTTCTCCCACTTGCACCAGTATAGCCGGAAGAAGCCACTGACACAGCAGATGAG CATCCCCTCCACAGTAATTCACCCAGCTGTGGTGCGCCTTGGCCTCCAGTACTCCCAGGGCATCATCAATGGCTCCAATGCCCGTTGCATCGCCCTGCTGGAAGTCTTCAAACAG cTGATCCGGGATTACTCAACTCCCCCCAATGAGGAGCTGTCGCGGGACCTAGTGGCCAAGCTGAAGCCACACATCAG cttcctgaacCAGTGCCGGCCCCTTTCAGCCAGCATGGGCAATGCCATTAAGTTCCTCAAGAAGGAGATTTCATGCCTACCTGACACCCtgagagaggaggag GCAAAGGAGAAGCTGCAAGACACTATTGACAAATATCTGCGGGAGAAGATTCTTTTGGCAGCTGAAGCCATTTCAAGGTCTGCCTTTGAGAAGATAAATGACAAGGATGTGATCCTGGTGTATGGATG CTCTTCCCTTGTGAACCGCACGCTGTGCGACGCCCACGTGAAGAAGGGCCGGGCCTTCCGTGTGATCGTGGTGGACAGCCGGCCACGGCTGGAAGGCCGGGAGACGCTGCGCCGGCTGGTGCGTAAGGGCATTCACTGCACATATGTGATGATCAATGCCATTTCCTACGTGCTGCCTGAG GTTTCCAAAGTGCTGCTGGGAGCCCATGCACTCCTGGCCAATGGCTCTGTTATGTCCCGGGTGGGGACATCCCAGATAGCGCTGGTCTCCAAGGCCTACAATGTGCCTGTGCTGGTGTGCTGCGAGACCTACAAGTTCTGCGAGCGAGTGCAGACAGACTCTTTTGTCTCCAACGAGCTGG aTGACCCCGATGACCTGATTGTGCTCCGGAAAGGCCAGGCCCAGCTGGGTGGCTGGGCAGAGAACAAGTCCTTGCGCCTCCTCAACCTGGTCTATGATGTGACACCACCTGACCTGGTGGATCTGGTCATCACAGACTTGGGCATGATCCCCTGCACGTCGGTGCCTGTCGTCCTGCGTGTCAAGAACGTGGATCAGTAG
- the EIF2B4 gene encoding translation initiation factor eIF2B subunit delta isoform X4: MAERAAPGGAGPEAAAPVPAGPQAPELSREEKLQLRKEKKQQKKKKRSEKGPAAEPPELGTPSDPGQPRVAAHPTSPPALADGPNDSEKPTGGKSKAELRAERRAKQEAERAQKQAKKAELSQAATAAKPRLTPTEPQSVVKRLPEHVQVDDPAAQRKLAKKLERQQVPLRQDYGTKVNLFSHLHQYSRKKPLTQQMSIPSTVIHPAVVRLGLQYSQGIINGSNARCIALLEVFKQLIRDYSTPPNEELSRDLVAKLKPHISFLNQCRPLSASMGNAIKFLKKEISCLPDTLREEEAKEKLQDTIDKYLREKILLAAEAISRSAFEKINDKDVILVYGCSSLVNRTLCDAHVKKGRAFRVIVVDSRPRLEGRETLRRLVRKGIHCTYVMINAISYVLPEVSKVLLGAHALLANGSVMSRVGTSQIALVSKAYNVPVLVCCETYKFCERVQTDSFVSNELDDPDDLIVLRKGQAQLGGWAENKSLRLLNLVYDVTPPDLVDLVITDLGMIPCTSVPVVLRVKNVDQ, translated from the exons ATGGCGGAGCGTGCCGCGCCGGGCG GTGCGGGTCCCGAAGCCGCCGCGCCGGTGCCGGCGGGACCGCAG GCCCCGGAGCTCTCCCGGGAGGAGAAGCTGCAGCTGCGGAaggagaagaagcagcagaagaagaagaagaggagcgAGAAGGGGCCGGCGGCCGAGCCCCCGGAGCTGGGGACGCCCTCCGACCCAGGGCAGCCGCGGG TAGCTGCTCACCCCACGTCCCCCCCAGCCTTGGCCGATGGCCCCAACGACAGCGAGAAGCCCACAGGGGGCAAGAGCAAAGCTGAGCTGCGAGCAGAGCGCCGCGCCAAACAGGAGGCTGAGCGGGCCCAGAAGCAGGcgaagaaagcagagctgagccaggcagccacagcagccaaGCCCAGGCTGACCCCCACTGAACCTCAATCTG TGGTAAAGCGGCTGCCGGAGCATGTGCAGGTGGATGACCCTGCTGCCCAGAGGAAACTGGCCAAGAAGCTGGAGCGGCAGCAG GTACCTCTGAGGCAGGACTATGGCACCAAGGTCAACCTGTTCTCCCACTTGCACCAGTATAGCCGGAAGAAGCCACTGACACAGCAGATGAG CATCCCCTCCACAGTAATTCACCCAGCTGTGGTGCGCCTTGGCCTCCAGTACTCCCAGGGCATCATCAATGGCTCCAATGCCCGTTGCATCGCCCTGCTGGAAGTCTTCAAACAG cTGATCCGGGATTACTCAACTCCCCCCAATGAGGAGCTGTCGCGGGACCTAGTGGCCAAGCTGAAGCCACACATCAG cttcctgaacCAGTGCCGGCCCCTTTCAGCCAGCATGGGCAATGCCATTAAGTTCCTCAAGAAGGAGATTTCATGCCTACCTGACACCCtgagagaggaggag GCAAAGGAGAAGCTGCAAGACACTATTGACAAATATCTGCGGGAGAAGATTCTTTTGGCAGCTGAAGCCATTTCAAGGTCTGCCTTTGAGAAGATAAATGACAAGGATGTGATCCTGGTGTATGGATG CTCTTCCCTTGTGAACCGCACGCTGTGCGACGCCCACGTGAAGAAGGGCCGGGCCTTCCGTGTGATCGTGGTGGACAGCCGGCCACGGCTGGAAGGCCGGGAGACGCTGCGCCGGCTGGTGCGTAAGGGCATTCACTGCACATATGTGATGATCAATGCCATTTCCTACGTGCTGCCTGAG GTTTCCAAAGTGCTGCTGGGAGCCCATGCACTCCTGGCCAATGGCTCTGTTATGTCCCGGGTGGGGACATCCCAGATAGCGCTGGTCTCCAAGGCCTACAATGTGCCTGTGCTGGTGTGCTGCGAGACCTACAAGTTCTGCGAGCGAGTGCAGACAGACTCTTTTGTCTCCAACGAGCTGG aTGACCCCGATGACCTGATTGTGCTCCGGAAAGGCCAGGCCCAGCTGGGTGGCTGGGCAGAGAACAAGTCCTTGCGCCTCCTCAACCTGGTCTATGATGTGACACCACCTGACCTGGTGGATCTGGTCATCACAGACTTGGGCATGATCCCCTGCACGTCGGTGCCTGTCGTCCTGCGTGTCAAGAACGTGGATCAGTAG
- the SNX17 gene encoding sorting nexin-17 isoform X2 yields the protein MHFSIPETETRAGDGGAAYVAYNIHVNGVLHCRVRYSQLLGLHEQLRKEYGTNVVPAFPPKKIFTLTPAEVEQRREQLEKYMQAVRQDPTLGGSETFNSFLRKAQQAVASKLDLPDDLVGYFSLFLVRETKDGAFSFVRKLQEFELPYVSVTSLHNPEFRIILRKSYWDSSYDDDVMEHRVGLNLLYAQTVSDIEHGWILVNKEQHRQLKSLQEKVSKKEFIRLAQTLKYYGYLKFDPCVTDFPEKGCHVVVSAGNNELNFQVRLPSEQIKEGSFKVTRMRCWRVTSSVPMSNGPSGSSPAKSEVKLELAFEYLMSKDRLQWVTITSPQAIMLSICLQSMVDELMVKKSGGSIRKMFRRRVNGALRRSDSQQAVKSPPLLDSPDASREPMAKLSSKLTSVSLRGISHSSSANDVGANDFHGNYAFEGIGDEDL from the exons atGCACTTCTCCATCCCCGAGACCGAGACCCGCGCCGGCGACGGCGGCGCCGCCTACGTG GCCTACAACATCCATGTGAACGGGGTGTTGCACTGCCGAGTGCGCTACAGCCAGCTCCTGGGGCTGCACGAGCAG TTAAGGAAAGAGTATGGCACCAACGTGGTCCCAGCCTTTCCCCCAAAGAAGATCTTCACACTCACCCCGGCAGAGGTAGAGCAACGACGGGAACAGCTGGAGAAATACATGCAGGCTG TGCGGCAGGACCCGACGCTGGGAGGCAGCGAGACCTTCAACAGCTTCCTGCGCAAGGCCCAGCAG GCTGTGGCTTCCAAGCTGGATCTGCCAGATGACCTGGTTGGCTACTTCAGCCTCTTCCTAGTGAGAGAGACCAAGGACGGAGCTTTCTCCT TTGTGCGGAAGCTGCAGGAGTTTGAGCTGCCGTATGTGTCCGTCACCAGTCTGCACAACCCTGAGTTCAGGATCATCCTGCGGAAGAG CTACTGGGACTCCTCCTATGACGACGATGTTATGGAGCATCGTGTGGGGTTAAACTTGCTGTATGCGCAG ACGGTGTCGGACATCGAGCATGGATGGATCCTTGTCAACAAGGAACAGCACCGGCAGCTGAAGTCTCTGCAGGAAAAAGTCTCCAAGAAGGAG TTCATCCGCCTGGCGCAGACCCTGAAGTACTACGGCTATCTCAAGTTTGACCCCTGCGTCACTGACTTCCCTGAGAAGGGATGCCACGTCGTCGTCAGTGCTGGCAACAACGAGCTCAACTTCCAGGTGCGGCTGCCGAGTGAGCAGATCAAGGAAGGCAGTTTCAAGGTCACGCGCATGCGGTGCTGGCGAGTCACGTCCTCG GTGCCGATGAGCAATGGTCCCTCGGGGAGCAGCCCGGCGAAGTCCGAGGTGAAGCTGGAGTTGGCTTTCGAGTATCTAATGAGCAAAGACCGGCTGCAGTGGGTCACCATCACTAGTCCACAG GCCATCATGCTGAGCATCTGCCTGCAGTCCATGGTGGACGAGCTGATGGTGAAAAAGTCTGGAGGCAGCATCCGCAAG ATGTTTCGCCGGCGGGTGAACGGGGCCCTGCGGCGCTCGGACAGCCAGCAAGCTGTGAAATCACCCCCGCTGCTG GACTCGCCTGATGCCTCCCGGGAGCCGATGGCCAAACTGTCG AGCAAGCTCACCTCTGTCAGCCTGCGAGGGATCAGCCACTCCAGCTCTGCTAATGATGTGGGCGCTAACGACTTCCATGGCAATTACGCCTTTGAGGGCATTGGCGATGAAGATCTGTAG
- the EIF2B4 gene encoding translation initiation factor eIF2B subunit delta isoform X3, whose product MAERAAPGGAGPEAAAPVPAGPQAPELSREEKLQLRKEKKQQKKKKRSEKGPAAEPPELGTPSDPGQPRAAHPTSPPALADGPNDSEKPTGGKSKAELRAERRAKQEAERAQKQAKKAELSQAATAAKPRLTPTEPQSVVKRLPEHVQVDDPAAQRKLAKKLERQQVPLRQDYGTKVNLFSHLHQYSRKKPLTQQMSIPSTVIHPAVVRLGLQYSQGIINGSNARCIALLEVFKQLIRDYSTPPNEELSRDLVAKLKPHISFLNQCRPLSASMGNAIKFLKKEISCLPDTLREEEAKEKLQDTIDKYLREKILLAAEAISRSAFEKINDKDVILVYGCSSLVNRTLCDAHVKKGRAFRVIVVDSRPRLEGRETLRRLVRKGIHCTYVMINAISYVLPEVSKVLLGAHALLANGSVMSRVGTSQIALVSKAYNVPVLVCCETYKFCERVQTDSFVSNELDDPDDLIVLRKGQAQLGGWAENKSLRLLNLVYDVTPPDLVDLVITDLGMIPCTSVPVVLRVKNVDQ is encoded by the exons ATGGCGGAGCGTGCCGCGCCGGGCG GTGCGGGTCCCGAAGCCGCCGCGCCGGTGCCGGCGGGACCGCAG GCCCCGGAGCTCTCCCGGGAGGAGAAGCTGCAGCTGCGGAaggagaagaagcagcagaagaagaagaagaggagcgAGAAGGGGCCGGCGGCCGAGCCCCCGGAGCTGGGGACGCCCTCCGACCCAGGGCAGCCGCGGG CTGCTCACCCCACGTCCCCCCCAGCCTTGGCCGATGGCCCCAACGACAGCGAGAAGCCCACAGGGGGCAAGAGCAAAGCTGAGCTGCGAGCAGAGCGCCGCGCCAAACAGGAGGCTGAGCGGGCCCAGAAGCAGGcgaagaaagcagagctgagccaggcagccacagcagccaaGCCCAGGCTGACCCCCACTGAACCTCAATCTG TGGTAAAGCGGCTGCCGGAGCATGTGCAGGTGGATGACCCTGCTGCCCAGAGGAAACTGGCCAAGAAGCTGGAGCGGCAGCAG GTACCTCTGAGGCAGGACTATGGCACCAAGGTCAACCTGTTCTCCCACTTGCACCAGTATAGCCGGAAGAAGCCACTGACACAGCAGATGAG CATCCCCTCCACAGTAATTCACCCAGCTGTGGTGCGCCTTGGCCTCCAGTACTCCCAGGGCATCATCAATGGCTCCAATGCCCGTTGCATCGCCCTGCTGGAAGTCTTCAAACAG cTGATCCGGGATTACTCAACTCCCCCCAATGAGGAGCTGTCGCGGGACCTAGTGGCCAAGCTGAAGCCACACATCAG cttcctgaacCAGTGCCGGCCCCTTTCAGCCAGCATGGGCAATGCCATTAAGTTCCTCAAGAAGGAGATTTCATGCCTACCTGACACCCtgagagaggaggag GCAAAGGAGAAGCTGCAAGACACTATTGACAAATATCTGCGGGAGAAGATTCTTTTGGCAGCTGAAGCCATTTCAAGGTCTGCCTTTGAGAAGATAAATGACAAGGATGTGATCCTGGTGTATGGATG CTCTTCCCTTGTGAACCGCACGCTGTGCGACGCCCACGTGAAGAAGGGCCGGGCCTTCCGTGTGATCGTGGTGGACAGCCGGCCACGGCTGGAAGGCCGGGAGACGCTGCGCCGGCTGGTGCGTAAGGGCATTCACTGCACATATGTGATGATCAATGCCATTTCCTACGTGCTGCCTGAG GTTTCCAAAGTGCTGCTGGGAGCCCATGCACTCCTGGCCAATGGCTCTGTTATGTCCCGGGTGGGGACATCCCAGATAGCGCTGGTCTCCAAGGCCTACAATGTGCCTGTGCTGGTGTGCTGCGAGACCTACAAGTTCTGCGAGCGAGTGCAGACAGACTCTTTTGTCTCCAACGAGCTGG aTGACCCCGATGACCTGATTGTGCTCCGGAAAGGCCAGGCCCAGCTGGGTGGCTGGGCAGAGAACAAGTCCTTGCGCCTCCTCAACCTGGTCTATGATGTGACACCACCTGACCTGGTGGATCTGGTCATCACAGACTTGGGCATGATCCCCTGCACGTCGGTGCCTGTCGTCCTGCGTGTCAAGAACGTGGATCAGTAG
- the EIF2B4 gene encoding translation initiation factor eIF2B subunit delta isoform X1, whose product MEKCMAGPGPGPGRAPPLPAARRHVGPGAPRHRPAGAPAMARPAEPPAGAGRAARPAPLRPAPPRSTARGPGAGPPHGRPSDTPPPAQEPAAAPGAGPEAAAPVPAGPQAPELSREEKLQLRKEKKQQKKKKRSEKGPAAEPPELGTPSDPGQPRVAAHPTSPPALADGPNDSEKPTGGKSKAELRAERRAKQEAERAQKQAKKAELSQAATAAKPRLTPTEPQSVVKRLPEHVQVDDPAAQRKLAKKLERQQVPLRQDYGTKVNLFSHLHQYSRKKPLTQQMSIPSTVIHPAVVRLGLQYSQGIINGSNARCIALLEVFKQLIRDYSTPPNEELSRDLVAKLKPHISFLNQCRPLSASMGNAIKFLKKEISCLPDTLREEEAKEKLQDTIDKYLREKILLAAEAISRSAFEKINDKDVILVYGCSSLVNRTLCDAHVKKGRAFRVIVVDSRPRLEGRETLRRLVRKGIHCTYVMINAISYVLPEVSKVLLGAHALLANGSVMSRVGTSQIALVSKAYNVPVLVCCETYKFCERVQTDSFVSNELDDPDDLIVLRKGQAQLGGWAENKSLRLLNLVYDVTPPDLVDLVITDLGMIPCTSVPVVLRVKNVDQ is encoded by the exons ATGGAGAAGTGCatggcggggccggggccggggccgggtcGCGCGCCCCCGCTACCTGCCGCGCGCCGCCATGTCGGGCCGGGCGCTCCCCGGCACCGCCCCGCGGGGGCCCCCGCGATGGCGCGGCCGGCGGAACCGCCCGCCGGGGCCGGACGGGCcgcgcgccccgccccgctccgccccgccccgccccgctccacCGCCCGCGGGCCCGGCGCCGGCCCGCCACACGGCCGTCccagtgacaccccccccccggctcaggagcccgccgcagccccgg GTGCGGGTCCCGAAGCCGCCGCGCCGGTGCCGGCGGGACCGCAG GCCCCGGAGCTCTCCCGGGAGGAGAAGCTGCAGCTGCGGAaggagaagaagcagcagaagaagaagaagaggagcgAGAAGGGGCCGGCGGCCGAGCCCCCGGAGCTGGGGACGCCCTCCGACCCAGGGCAGCCGCGGG TAGCTGCTCACCCCACGTCCCCCCCAGCCTTGGCCGATGGCCCCAACGACAGCGAGAAGCCCACAGGGGGCAAGAGCAAAGCTGAGCTGCGAGCAGAGCGCCGCGCCAAACAGGAGGCTGAGCGGGCCCAGAAGCAGGcgaagaaagcagagctgagccaggcagccacagcagccaaGCCCAGGCTGACCCCCACTGAACCTCAATCTG TGGTAAAGCGGCTGCCGGAGCATGTGCAGGTGGATGACCCTGCTGCCCAGAGGAAACTGGCCAAGAAGCTGGAGCGGCAGCAG GTACCTCTGAGGCAGGACTATGGCACCAAGGTCAACCTGTTCTCCCACTTGCACCAGTATAGCCGGAAGAAGCCACTGACACAGCAGATGAG CATCCCCTCCACAGTAATTCACCCAGCTGTGGTGCGCCTTGGCCTCCAGTACTCCCAGGGCATCATCAATGGCTCCAATGCCCGTTGCATCGCCCTGCTGGAAGTCTTCAAACAG cTGATCCGGGATTACTCAACTCCCCCCAATGAGGAGCTGTCGCGGGACCTAGTGGCCAAGCTGAAGCCACACATCAG cttcctgaacCAGTGCCGGCCCCTTTCAGCCAGCATGGGCAATGCCATTAAGTTCCTCAAGAAGGAGATTTCATGCCTACCTGACACCCtgagagaggaggag GCAAAGGAGAAGCTGCAAGACACTATTGACAAATATCTGCGGGAGAAGATTCTTTTGGCAGCTGAAGCCATTTCAAGGTCTGCCTTTGAGAAGATAAATGACAAGGATGTGATCCTGGTGTATGGATG CTCTTCCCTTGTGAACCGCACGCTGTGCGACGCCCACGTGAAGAAGGGCCGGGCCTTCCGTGTGATCGTGGTGGACAGCCGGCCACGGCTGGAAGGCCGGGAGACGCTGCGCCGGCTGGTGCGTAAGGGCATTCACTGCACATATGTGATGATCAATGCCATTTCCTACGTGCTGCCTGAG GTTTCCAAAGTGCTGCTGGGAGCCCATGCACTCCTGGCCAATGGCTCTGTTATGTCCCGGGTGGGGACATCCCAGATAGCGCTGGTCTCCAAGGCCTACAATGTGCCTGTGCTGGTGTGCTGCGAGACCTACAAGTTCTGCGAGCGAGTGCAGACAGACTCTTTTGTCTCCAACGAGCTGG aTGACCCCGATGACCTGATTGTGCTCCGGAAAGGCCAGGCCCAGCTGGGTGGCTGGGCAGAGAACAAGTCCTTGCGCCTCCTCAACCTGGTCTATGATGTGACACCACCTGACCTGGTGGATCTGGTCATCACAGACTTGGGCATGATCCCCTGCACGTCGGTGCCTGTCGTCCTGCGTGTCAAGAACGTGGATCAGTAG